From the genome of Bos taurus isolate L1 Dominette 01449 registration number 42190680 breed Hereford chromosome 2, ARS-UCD2.0, whole genome shotgun sequence, one region includes:
- the LOC101903691 gene encoding antifreeze protein Maxi-like: MDAAAAGAAAGVAANLVASAAVAAATATAAATTAATITATTTSTTTGIRREDSGEEGGLMLGSAKGPLNSPSGGLAHVSLLTSPESSLLTPWAAVVVEVVVAAVVAAVVAVAAATAADATGWAAALAAAPVAMAAVGAAAASPWSAATAAPAAATRVAAAVGRAVTSRSAAARSNAATR; the protein is encoded by the exons tggTGTAGCAGCCAACCTGGTAGCATCTGCAGCTGTTGCAGCTGCCACAGCCACTGCCGCAGCCACCACTGCAGCCACTATCACAGCCACCACAACTTCTACAACCACAGGTATCCGTAGAGAGGACTCAGGAGAAGAGGGAGGTCTGATGCTTGGCTCGGCTAAGGGGCCATTAAATAGTCCATCTGGGGGCTTGGCACATG TCTCCCTCCTCACCTCTCCTGAGTCCTCTCTACTGACACCATGGGCTGCTGTGGTTGTGGAAGTTGTGGTGGCTGCCGTGGTGGCTGCGGTGGTGGCTGTGGCAGCTGCAACAGCTGCAGATGCTACCGGGTGGGCTGCTGCACTAGCTGCTGCCCCTGTTGCTATGGCTGCTGTGGGGGCTGCTGCAGCGTCCCCGTGGTCTGCTGCCACTGCCGCACCTGCAGCTGCAACTCGTGTGGCTGCAGCGGTGGGAAGGGCTGTTACCAGCAGAAGTGCAGCTGCCAGAAGCAATGCTGCCACTAGGTGA